In Acidobacteriota bacterium, a genomic segment contains:
- the lptD gene encoding LPS assembly protein LptD produces the protein MPLVTSQLPPPAAPSTVASAQPRASGSPASTPEDQDQAEPPAASSSSSSLPVTNISQQGEPITIRAREQEKAGDVFTLRGEVEIEFRDLTLRADEISYNSATGDATATGHVVLDGGPHDEHIEASHGTLNVRTRTGQFFDVAGTTGARFKGKSVTLTSSNPFAFSGRMVEKVSADRYVVHHGSVTSCEMPNPKWSFNAEKMVIDVGSSVKIYNSTFRVKGVPIVYFPFAQHPVERLARQTGFLIPTAGASSRKGTIVGESIYLALGRSADLLVGAEYFSSRGWSQNAEFRAKPSEDSYIDVKYFGVLDRGLTQQTATGFTKVDQGGEDVSLNAEGRLPWGFRGVAALEYLSSFVFRLAFTEGFSQTVNSEVKSDAFASKTYDGFSFNLFGSRYQNFQSTLLGDYISILHVPSLEFSSVDRQVGNSRVFWSFDAAVEGVSRREPDFTTADVVGRFDLNPRGAVAVTWHGWSFRPEVGLRDTYYSQRRTTVGPLQLALDDSVNRRALEASFEVRPPVLGRVFEKTVFGRKLKHTIEPRLIYRFVDGINNFQDILRFDARDILSDTSELEYALVQRLYSKREGDDGMAHEVLSWEIAQKYFFNDDFGGAVVLGRRNVLSTTVDFAGIAFLTEPRRFSPIVSRIRARASANTDLQWELDYDPQKGRINASTILANYRLGNFFLGGSHAYLRVPGEIFSTTPLVGPDRFNQFRTLVGYGHPNKRGWSAAANLGFDAHFEFLQYGAMQTSYNWDCCGLAMEFRRLALGSVRNENQFRFSFTLANVASFGNMKRQERLF, from the coding sequence GTGCCGCTAGTAACCAGTCAGTTGCCGCCGCCGGCTGCTCCCTCGACGGTTGCTTCCGCGCAACCACGCGCGAGCGGATCACCCGCGTCGACCCCGGAAGACCAGGACCAAGCCGAACCGCCTGCCGCATCTTCGTCGTCATCGTCCTTGCCGGTCACCAACATCTCCCAGCAGGGTGAGCCGATCACCATCCGCGCGCGCGAACAGGAAAAGGCCGGCGACGTCTTCACGCTGCGTGGCGAGGTGGAGATCGAGTTCCGCGACCTGACGCTCCGTGCCGACGAGATCAGCTACAACTCCGCCACCGGCGATGCCACCGCCACTGGACATGTGGTGCTCGATGGCGGCCCGCACGACGAGCACATCGAAGCCAGCCACGGCACTCTCAACGTGCGCACCCGGACCGGGCAATTCTTCGACGTGGCCGGCACCACCGGCGCTCGCTTCAAAGGCAAAAGCGTCACGCTCACCTCCTCGAACCCCTTCGCCTTCTCCGGCAGGATGGTGGAGAAAGTCTCGGCCGACCGCTACGTCGTGCATCACGGCTCGGTGACCTCGTGCGAGATGCCCAACCCAAAGTGGAGTTTCAACGCTGAGAAGATGGTCATCGACGTGGGCAGCTCGGTAAAGATCTACAACAGCACCTTCCGCGTGAAGGGCGTTCCCATCGTCTATTTCCCGTTCGCGCAGCATCCGGTGGAGCGGCTGGCACGGCAGACTGGGTTCCTGATCCCCACCGCCGGCGCCTCCTCGCGCAAAGGGACGATCGTAGGCGAGAGCATCTATCTCGCCCTCGGACGCAGCGCCGACCTGCTCGTCGGGGCGGAATATTTTTCCTCGCGCGGATGGTCGCAGAATGCCGAGTTCCGCGCCAAGCCGAGTGAAGATTCCTACATCGACGTGAAATATTTTGGCGTGCTCGATCGCGGTCTCACGCAGCAGACCGCCACCGGGTTCACCAAAGTCGACCAGGGTGGCGAGGACGTCAGCTTGAACGCCGAGGGCCGGCTGCCATGGGGTTTCCGCGGCGTGGCCGCGCTCGAATACCTGAGCTCGTTCGTCTTCCGCCTCGCTTTCACGGAAGGGTTTTCGCAGACCGTGAACTCGGAGGTGAAGTCTGACGCCTTCGCCTCGAAGACCTACGACGGCTTCTCCTTCAACCTCTTCGGCTCGCGCTACCAGAACTTTCAAAGCACGCTGCTTGGCGATTACATCTCCATCCTGCATGTGCCCAGCCTCGAGTTCTCATCGGTCGACCGCCAGGTCGGCAACTCGCGCGTCTTCTGGTCGTTCGACGCCGCCGTCGAGGGCGTCTCGCGGCGCGAACCGGACTTCACCACCGCCGACGTGGTCGGCCGCTTCGACCTGAACCCACGCGGCGCGGTGGCCGTGACCTGGCATGGGTGGTCGTTCCGTCCCGAAGTCGGATTGCGCGATACCTACTACTCACAGCGGCGCACGACGGTCGGGCCTCTCCAGCTCGCGCTCGACGACAGCGTGAACCGGCGCGCGCTCGAGGCTTCTTTCGAGGTGCGTCCGCCGGTGCTCGGCCGCGTGTTCGAGAAGACGGTCTTCGGCCGCAAGCTGAAGCACACCATCGAGCCGCGGTTGATCTACCGCTTCGTCGATGGCATAAATAACTTCCAGGACATCCTGCGTTTCGACGCGCGCGACATCCTCTCCGACACCAGCGAGCTGGAGTACGCGCTGGTGCAGCGCCTCTATTCCAAACGCGAGGGCGACGACGGCATGGCGCACGAGGTGCTGAGCTGGGAGATCGCGCAGAAATATTTCTTCAACGATGATTTTGGCGGCGCCGTGGTGCTCGGCCGCCGCAACGTACTCTCCACCACGGTGGATTTTGCCGGCATCGCCTTCCTGACCGAGCCGCGGCGGTTCTCGCCCATCGTCTCGCGCATCCGCGCCCGCGCCAGCGCCAACACCGACCTGCAGTGGGAACTGGATTACGATCCGCAGAAGGGCCGCATCAACGCCAGCACCATCCTGGCAAACTATCGCTTGGGCAATTTCTTTCTGGGCGGCTCGCACGCTTACCTGCGCGTCCCCGGCGAGATCTTCTCCACCACGCCGCTCGTGGGGCCCGACCGCTTCAACCAGTTCCGCACCCTAGTGGGCTACGGACATCCCAACAAGCGCGGCTGGAGCGCCGCCGCCAACCTCGGCTTCGACGCCCACTTCGAATTCCTGCAATACGGCGCCATGCAGACCAGCTACAACTGGGATTGCTGCGGCCTGGCCATGGAATTCCGCCGCCTCGCCCTCGGCTCGGTGCGCAACGAGAACCAGTTCCGCTTCTCGTTCACGCTCGCCAACGTAGCCAGCTTCGGCAACATGAAGCGACAGGAAAGACTGTTTTAA
- the larE gene encoding ATP-dependent sacrificial sulfur transferase LarE, translating into MVAYSGGVDSAFLAWAAHEQLGDRMLAVIADSPSLARTQLADALQFAEEQRIPVEVVATSELENPDYAKNDGARCYFCKDELFTVMERMRLARGCDAVAYGVNLDDQGDFRPGQKAAQQHGVAAPLLDAGLGKQAIRELARAAGLRVWDKPASACLSSRIEYGRPVTREVLAQVEQGEEALRALGFRQFRVRYHGETVRVEIARDEMPQALTPAMAAEFTRIFKALGFAYVTLDLEGFRSGSMNAVLPASDIAPIARVR; encoded by the coding sequence ATGGTCGCCTACTCCGGCGGCGTGGACTCCGCCTTCCTGGCGTGGGCGGCGCACGAGCAGTTGGGCGACCGGATGCTGGCGGTGATCGCCGATTCACCTTCCCTGGCGCGGACGCAGCTTGCCGACGCGCTCCAGTTCGCCGAAGAGCAGCGCATCCCGGTGGAGGTGGTCGCCACCAGCGAGCTCGAGAATCCGGACTATGCCAAGAACGATGGCGCGCGCTGCTACTTCTGCAAAGACGAGCTCTTCACCGTGATGGAGCGTATGCGCTTGGCCCGCGGCTGTGACGCCGTGGCCTACGGCGTGAACCTCGACGACCAGGGCGACTTCCGTCCCGGACAGAAGGCCGCGCAACAGCATGGCGTGGCCGCGCCGCTGCTCGATGCCGGCCTGGGCAAGCAAGCCATCCGCGAGTTGGCGCGCGCCGCCGGGCTGCGCGTTTGGGACAAGCCCGCGTCAGCGTGTCTCTCCTCGCGCATCGAGTACGGACGCCCGGTCACCCGCGAGGTGCTCGCCCAGGTGGAACAGGGCGAAGAAGCGCTGCGCGCGCTCGGCTTCCGCCAATTCCGCGTGCGGTACCACGGCGAGACGGTGCGCGTGGAGATCGCGCGCGACGAGATGCCGCAAGCACTCACGCCCGCCATGGCAGCCGAGTTCACCCGCATCTTTAAGGCGCTGGGCTTCGCCTACGTCACGCTCGATCTCGAGGGCTTCCGCTCGGGCTCGATGAATGCCGTGCTGCCGGCAAGTGACATCGCCCCCATCGCCCGCGTGCGATAA
- a CDS encoding DsbA family protein yields MKAVFVAMLKRALVLVAVLCLGCAAQNNNNSAEVNRRIERQVRHAAEVSATADVTVGERKASAFGGWDEITVLVNDQGTPKTYTFLLSKDGKSLVHYQKFDISTDPNQRAMAGIDLAGRPVRGNKDAKVTAVVYDDFQCPYCARMYDTLFTDVMKTYGDRVKVVYKDYPLFQIHPWAVRASVNANCLLAQSNEAFWQFSDKVHANQSEIGQQESAAAKETKAAPAKDAKGAKPAKDEKADHKVRSTGLDKLAADVAAQNKLDTAKLNACLEKHDTGPVGVSLAEAKKLGVSATPTLFINGERLEGAASAEELKAVLDRALRDAGQAPPQAPPPAQPKAQPKPGDAK; encoded by the coding sequence ATGAAGGCGGTTTTCGTGGCGATGCTGAAACGTGCGCTGGTGCTGGTGGCCGTGCTTTGCTTGGGCTGCGCGGCACAAAACAACAACAACTCCGCTGAGGTGAATCGGAGGATCGAGCGCCAAGTGCGCCATGCGGCGGAGGTCTCGGCCACCGCCGACGTGACCGTGGGCGAACGTAAGGCCAGTGCCTTCGGTGGCTGGGACGAGATCACCGTCCTGGTGAACGACCAGGGCACGCCCAAGACTTACACCTTCCTGCTCTCGAAAGACGGCAAGTCGCTGGTGCATTACCAGAAGTTCGATATCTCCACCGATCCGAACCAGCGCGCCATGGCGGGCATCGACCTTGCCGGGCGTCCCGTGCGCGGCAACAAAGACGCCAAGGTCACCGCCGTGGTGTACGACGACTTTCAATGTCCGTACTGCGCGCGCATGTACGACACCCTGTTTACCGACGTGATGAAGACCTATGGCGACCGCGTGAAGGTCGTCTACAAGGATTACCCGCTCTTCCAGATCCATCCCTGGGCGGTGCGCGCGTCGGTGAATGCCAACTGCCTGTTGGCGCAGAGTAATGAAGCCTTCTGGCAGTTCAGCGACAAGGTCCACGCCAACCAGAGCGAGATCGGGCAGCAAGAGAGCGCTGCCGCTAAGGAGACGAAGGCCGCTCCGGCAAAAGATGCGAAGGGCGCGAAGCCCGCAAAAGATGAGAAGGCGGATCACAAGGTCCGCAGCACTGGCCTCGACAAGCTCGCCGCCGACGTGGCCGCACAGAACAAGCTGGATACGGCGAAGCTCAATGCCTGCCTGGAGAAACACGATACCGGCCCGGTGGGCGTCTCGCTGGCGGAAGCAAAGAAACTGGGCGTGAGCGCGACGCCCACACTGTTCATCAACGGTGAGCGTCTCGAGGGCGCGGCCAGCGCCGAGGAGCTGAAGGCGGTTCTGGACCGCGCGCTGCGCGATGCCGGCCAGGCGCCGCCTCAGGCCCCGCCGCCAGCACAACCAAAGGCCCAGCCCAAGCCTGGCGACGCGAAATAG
- a CDS encoding SurA N-terminal domain-containing protein, giving the protein MLNPQNFRRRVLAVAGTLGLALLLFLAGCDKKQNAGDVMAEVNGKKILRSEVEKYYANQTAGSPQQPAGEQAQSLRLSILRELIDNEIMMQRAEKLGLLATDEETESKFNEIKSPYTQADFDKRLKDRNITVDDFKRDLRRSLTIDKVLNKEIKSKINISDADVQSYYNAHKAEFNLVEPQYHLQQIVVTYHADPRVRNLKNSKAQSEAEAKRKIQEIMNRLESGEDFATVAMNWSEDPQTTSNGGDMGFVQESALKANPDVITRNAVLSLKPGGISNVLSATDANTRQQYGYRIVRLESKEPAGQRELSDPRVLQAIREQLRGRREQLLKEAYYESVRDDARVRNYFAEQILKDSGSK; this is encoded by the coding sequence ATGCTCAACCCGCAAAACTTCCGTCGCCGCGTTCTCGCGGTGGCGGGGACCCTTGGCCTGGCGCTGCTTCTCTTCCTCGCTGGCTGCGACAAGAAACAGAACGCCGGCGACGTGATGGCCGAGGTCAACGGCAAGAAGATCCTGCGCTCGGAGGTGGAGAAGTACTACGCCAACCAGACCGCGGGCTCGCCGCAGCAGCCTGCGGGGGAGCAGGCGCAAAGCCTGCGGCTCAGCATCCTGCGCGAGCTCATCGACAACGAGATCATGATGCAGCGCGCCGAGAAGCTGGGCCTGCTCGCGACCGATGAAGAGACGGAGAGCAAATTCAACGAGATCAAGTCTCCTTACACGCAAGCGGACTTCGACAAGCGGCTCAAAGACCGCAACATCACCGTCGACGACTTCAAGCGCGATCTGCGCCGCTCGCTGACCATCGACAAAGTGCTGAACAAAGAGATCAAGTCGAAGATCAACATCTCCGACGCCGACGTGCAGTCCTACTACAACGCGCACAAGGCCGAGTTCAACTTGGTGGAGCCGCAATACCACCTGCAGCAGATCGTGGTGACCTATCATGCGGATCCGCGGGTGCGGAACCTGAAGAACTCGAAGGCCCAGAGCGAGGCCGAAGCGAAACGAAAGATCCAGGAGATCATGAACCGCCTGGAGAGCGGCGAGGATTTTGCCACGGTGGCGATGAACTGGTCAGAGGATCCGCAAACCACCTCCAACGGCGGCGACATGGGCTTTGTGCAGGAGTCGGCGCTGAAAGCGAACCCCGATGTGATCACGCGCAACGCCGTGCTCTCCCTCAAGCCCGGAGGGATCTCGAACGTGCTCTCCGCCACCGACGCGAACACGCGCCAGCAGTACGGCTACCGCATCGTGCGCCTGGAATCGAAAGAGCCTGCCGGACAGCGCGAGTTGAGCGACCCGCGCGTGTTGCAGGCCATCCGCGAACAGCTCCGCGGGCGCCGCGAGCAACTGCTGAAAGAGGCTTACTACGAGTCGGTACGCGACGACGCGCGCGTGCGGAATTACTTCGCCGAGCAGATCCTCAAAGACTCCGGTTCCAAGTAA